Within Paenibacillus sabinae T27, the genomic segment AGTATACATATCCACTACAGCGAGGAAGCACAAAAACCATAAAATCTATGCCTGTAAACGAAACCGATTGAAGCGCTTCTCCAGTTCCAACAGCCGATTCAGTCCCATTCCCGTTTCCTCGAACTTTTCCCTCTGCTCATAGAGCCTTGTATACAGGCAGCGAAGGAAGTGCTTACGGTTCGTATTGAGAGTGTAGCTTTCCACGCTCCTTGTTCGTGCTGGCTCCATCTGCCCCAACCACTCGCAAATCGTGGCAAAGGAAACCTTTTGACTCTGAATCATAGAGACGATCGCCGTAGCGAGCCGTTCGTCCTCCTCTCTCTGATACACCTCGGCGGGTCTTTCGAGCAAGGCCTGTACGCCCGTCCAGATTTCGGTACATTCTTTCGCTCCCGCATAGCGGCTCATCGCACATTCATCCAACGCATCTGCAACATGCGCAGCGGCATGCGCCCATCCCTTGACATCCACGTATCCGCGAAAATCGTCTTCCAAATGGCAATAGCGAACCAGTGCATTTAGAGCGAGGTCATAACTTTCTCTAGTTAAGTACGGCTCCCGATTATCGCAGGTAATTAACAGGGCGATCAAAAGGGAAGTAAACGTGCGCTTAAAGACGCTGTCCGTCTCCTTCTCCCCGATCCCGTAAAATAATCCGCTATCTGAAACGGATTGCTGAAGCAGTTCTTCCATTTGTGACTTCCCGATTGCGTTCTTCTCCAGCAGCCAATTGAACAGAGCGGAGTACGCTTCTTCCCGAATTTCGGAGTCCGGAGACCCGAGCAAGATCACCTTCTGCTGAACGAGCGTCCATACATCCTGTTGTTCCTCTTCCATTCTGTCGTTGCCCCCCTTCGATGATTTTACCATTAAATGACTATACAAAAAATATAGGCCTCAGTCCCAGTGAATTCAGGACCTTCATTTCACTTGGGTATTATTTACAAATGGTTTATTGCATGTTATTATATATATGTAATTACGTAACTACGTATTTAAGTAATCAATTGAAAGGGTGATCCGTTTGACAGTAGCTAGAGACTTCGGTGCAGAATTGGATATTTTAAAGAAGCAATTGGGTGATCTTGAACAGCTTGTAAGCCAAATCGCAAACGATTGCTCTCCCAGAGTTTCGCGGACCCGGA encodes:
- a CDS encoding DUF2785 domain-containing protein, encoding MEEEQQDVWTLVQQKVILLGSPDSEIREEAYSALFNWLLEKNAIGKSQMEELLQQSVSDSGLFYGIGEKETDSVFKRTFTSLLIALLITCDNREPYLTRESYDLALNALVRYCHLEDDFRGYVDVKGWAHAAAHVADALDECAMSRYAGAKECTEIWTGVQALLERPAEVYQREEDERLATAIVSMIQSQKVSFATICEWLGQMEPARTRSVESYTLNTNRKHFLRCLYTRLYEQREKFEETGMGLNRLLELEKRFNRFRLQA